The genomic region ACATGTTGATGCTATCACACAGCAGGGCCATCAGATAGCTGACATGTTGATGCTATCACACAGCAGGGCCATCAGATAGCTGACATGTTGATGCTATCACACAGCAGGGCCATCAGATAGCTGACATGTTGATGCTATCACATGGCTTTGTATACAGTGTGGTCGATTCTCCTTTGACGCTCTCAAACTGTGATGAGGGGCATTAAAATGACAAGCCAAATCATGTctcgaatggcaccctattgctttttatagtgcactacctttgaccagggtaCTCAATAGGAAaaagggtgtgatttgggacacTCATCCCCATGTTTATGATGTAACATGGAGACAGAAGTCAACGACAACAGCAGCAGAATTCCCTCACTGAGTTCCACAGACTCTTCACTCTGTGACATCGGTAGTtttgacatttctaagtggctGGTTGGTTGTCTCTACATTGCAGGAAGAAATCCTGTCGCACCATCACGTTTGACGAGTTCAAGGCAGCGGTGGGAGAGCTGGCCAGCAAGAGATTCAAGGAGAAGACGGGAgaggaggcggagggggaggtcttcAGGATGATTGAGGGGAAGAAACCGGTCATTAAAGGAGTCACGGTAAGGTCCCGAAGCAGCAGGAAATGACATCCAAGAGTACTGACCTACAACAGATATGAATGAACACACGTATACAGacccagtgcattcggaaagtattcagacccctggactttttccacatttcgttaccTTACActtcttctaaaatggattaaaataaaataaaatcctcaatctacacacaataccccataatgacaaagcaaaacacaggtttttagaaatgtttgcaaatgtgtgtgtatatatttgctatgctatgagacttaaaattgagctccagtgcatcctgtttccattgatgatccttgagatgtttccagaacttgattggagtccatctgtggtaaattcaattgtttggacatgatttggaaaaggcacacacctgtgtatataaggtcccacagttgacagtacatgtcagagcaaaattcAAGCCATGAGGTCTTAGGAATTGGCAATAGAgcttccgagacaggattgtgtagaggcatagatctggagaagggtaccaacaaaaattatgcagcattgaaggtccccaagaatacagtggcccccatcattcttaaatggaagaagtttggaaccatcaagactcttcctagagcgagccggccggccaaactgagcaatctgggaagaagggccttggtcagggaggtgaccaagaaccagatggtcactctgacagagctccagagttcctttgtggggatgggagaaccttccagaaggacaaccatctctgcagcactccaccaatctggcttttttggtagaatggccagacagaagccactcctcagtaaaaggcacgacatcctgcttgtagtttgccaaaaggcacctaaaggactctggccatgagaaacaagattctctggtctgatgaaaccaacattgaactctttgtcctgaatgccaagcgtcgcatcaggaggaaacctggcaccatccctacagtgaagcatggtggtggcagcatcatgctgtggggatgtttttcagcaggagaatagtcaggatggagggaaagatgaacagagcaaagtacacagagatccttgatgaaaactgctccagagcgctcaggacctcagactggggcaaatgttcatcttccaacaggaacacctctggagagacctgaaaatagctgtgcagcgacactccccatccaacatgacagagtttgagaggatctgcagagaacaatgagagaaactccccaaatacaggtgtgccaagcttgtaacctcatacccaagaagactcaaagctgtaatcgctgccaaaggtgcttcaacaaagtactgagtaaagggtctgaatacttatgtaaatgtgatatttccaaaatctgtttttgctttgtcattatggggcattgtgtgtaggttgatgaggggaaaaaactatttaatccattttgtaataaggctgtaacgtaacaaaatgtggaaaaagtcaaggggtctgaatacattctgaatgcactgtatgctacAGACCAATGTAAGTAAACCTTGTCCAAGCCAGAACGGACCATAGGGATCCAGTAGCGTGAGGCaacttgatgtaccagtacaccccttGGACAGGATGCTAGTGACCACTATGATGTGTATACAGAAACAACTGCTGGGTATGACTCAGGGCTGcgtcttaaatggcaccctaatccctttatagtgcactacttttgaccaggacccatagggtagtgcactacttttgaccagggcccatagggtagtgcactacttttgatcagggcccatagggtagtgcactacttttgaccagggcccatagggtagtgcactacttttgaccagggcccatagggtagtgcactacttttgaccagggcccatagggtagtgcactacttttgaccagggcccatagggtagtgcactacttttgaccaggacccatagggtagtgcactacttttgaccaggacccatagggtagtgcactacttttgaccagggcccatagggtagtgcactacttttgaccagggcccatagggtgctatttgggatggaTTCTCAGAACAAACTGAAATCGTCATCATGCATGTCCTTTTTTAATGTAACTTTCTTTCTGTCCACAGAGAGCGGTGGCTTCTCCGACCGTGTCTCGTCTGACGGACACGACCAAGTTCACTGGGTCACACAAGGAGCGCTTTGACGAGAGTGGCCgtgggaaggggaaggcaggtcGCGTGGACATGGTGGACACATCCGGGTACGTCGCAGGATACAAACACCTCGGGTCATATGAGAAGAAAGTCACCAAGCCCACCGGGTCCCCTGGAGGAGGGCCCCCTGGAGCCGGGCACTCTGGATCCGGGCCCCCTGGAGCCGGGCCCCCTGGAGCCGGGCCCCCTAGAGCCGGGCCCCCTGGAGCCAAACCAGTGTGAAGAAAgtagaaaagaaagaaagaaacagaaaCATAAGACCAACTACTAGGATAATAATTTTCTAAAGAAAGAACTCCATGAAAGCACAACAAAAAGATAGGATTTCATATTTTCTCACCCATCTTGTTTTCTTTTTGCGAGTGGGATGTTTTGAGTTCCTCTCTTTTTTGTTATGTGTGAGAACTGGAAAACTGTTTACATCAATTTTTACAGCTGGTACATTCCTGACAGATCGCAAGTTACTGCCAAATGTTAAAATGAACCCACCAACCAACAAGGGAAACAACTGTTTTGctctgcattttttgaaacctCTTTATGATGATAGGGCCTTCACATAGGTATTATAAGCACTATGAATAACACCATGCCAAGAAAAACAAATAAGAGGGAAGAAAGGGTTCGCCAAATGATTTAACAAGATTGCACTTTGCTTTAGATTAGGCCATAGCTTCTTTTCCCATTTTTAGTTGAAGAAATACATCCTTCATTTCATACTTTTTAGTTAATTGAATGTCTATTGGCATAAACTGGTGAAGTAGATATACTGGTAGGTTGTTTATATTGATCAAACCATCTTCAATATCAACTTTCTGCCTTTCCTCTGGTCAATGAAGTCTGCTGTTACGAGTCTTCGTCTACTGGCTGTCTGTTCTCCTTTATACTTCATCATAGTTTACACATATTGATGACAACATAGTTTGCCTTCAATTGTTCTTAAAATAACTAAACCTTTAAACAGGAAATGTAGAAGTTCTGTGTCTTCCTGTCTTTAGCTACGTTTATCATATGAATGATAACATTTTATTCTTGTTCATTCTACTGTCAGATATCAGGTGTGTTACCTATGAGTCTTAACTTCCCTTTCTTGTGAATCTTGCTTTTATAAACGTTCTGTGAAGTTATATCGATACTGTACCTGTATGTGTTTACAACACAAGGAGAAGAATAATGCTAGAATTATTTCATATCCTAAGGCCACGTCTGGTCTGGTTCATTCTGAAACCCTCATCAATTATTTACACCCAACATATTAAATAAGATAATAGGTAAATGACCCTGAAATTATTATCTAATCATTCATCTAAATCGCACACACCAATTTGATAAGGCTCCACAGTTTGTTCGCACACTGTCGGTTGTAAGAGCTGGACCTCTGAAACTAAGAGGTGAGCTGGGTCGTTCAGGTTTGTATTTTTCAATATTTAACTGATATGATATTGCCGTCAGATTTCTATAGTTGTAATATATTGGTGGTAAGAGTGTGTATATATCTAAATGTGTGGCCGCATGGCTTCATTTAAGACACTGACCTGCGTTTTGTTTTTCTTGTCTTGCTGTATCTTATGCATGAAGTAATGGAATGCTACTACTTTACCATTAACAATATGAAACAGACAACATATTTCAGAGGTCTCATTTCAACTGCTGTGTCAGTGACTCGGTTATAGTGACTTGCTCTGCTCCTACGTTCTGGCAGAGTAGTCAGACCAATAGAATTAAAACTAAAACAACTTCACTTTGACAGGAGGACCAAGTTGTGGTTAAATTATGAGTGTACAGagaccatagagatcctataaaTGACTATGTATAGACTAAGAATGTCCAAGGGGACATTTATGGCCAAGGAGTTGGGTGACATTATCAGGTGATATCATTGACCGTACATGCAGAAAAAATCTATAGcttggtggaaccaacctgatcgctgCGTTCACTATGAAAGAGAATGATGAACCAGCCTGATCGCTATGTTCACTATGAAAGAGAATGATGAACCAGCCTGATCGCTATGTTCACTATGAAAGAGAATGATGAACCAGCCTGATCGCTGCGTTCACTATGAAAGAGAATGATGAACCAGCCTGATCGCTGCGTTCACT from Oncorhynchus masou masou isolate Uvic2021 chromosome 29, UVic_Omas_1.1, whole genome shotgun sequence harbors:
- the LOC135520878 gene encoding tubulin polymerization-promoting protein-like isoform X3; amino-acid sequence: MADPIKLADPKLAELRDSMADFTVQTAKHSNSPISSTPLRPPSEQQSKDRASKRLSSESNGTSEGGAGSRTPVEITALEESFRRFAIHGDTRATGKDMHGKNWSKLCKDCGVIDGKTVTLTDVDIVFTKVKKKSCRTITFDEFKAAVGELASKRFKEKTGEEAEGEVFRMIEGKKPVIKGVTRAVASPTVSRLTDTTKFTGSHKERFDESGRGKGKAGRVDMVDTSGYVAGYKHLGSYEKKVTKPTGSPGGGPPGAGHSGSGPPGAGPPGAGPPRAGPPGAKPV